CTCGGTCGTGAGGCCCGTGATGCCGGTGGCCTCGTCGAGCCAGAGCGCCGCAACGTGGAGCGCCTGCTCGAGCGCGGAGACCTCGGCGGGCGTCGCCGTGACGGCCGAGCGGGAGGCGAGGGCCGTGGCCTGGTCCTTCGCGAGCGACCAGTTGATGCCGTCGCCCGAGTTCTGGAGGGCCGCCTGCAGCTGACCGATGAGGCGCTGTACGAGCTCGGGGTCGTTGGGGAGCCCGGCGGCGCTCGCGAGCTGCGCCGGGTCGAGGTCCGAGTTGCCGGCGAGGAAGTCGCGCAGCATGTCGCGGAACTCCTCGCCGGGGTCGTCGCCCGATCCGGAGAACGGGTCGCGGGGCTCGTCTGCCATGCGATCCACGGTAGTGCGCCGCCCGGGTGACGCACCGGTGGAATGCCCTAGGCTGACCCGGTCTTTGCTGCGCCCGCAGCGAACACGGAGGACCCTGTGACGACCGACCCGGTCACCTCGAGCGCTGCCGAGCCCCGCGAGCCCGCGCCGCGCCGACAGCTCGTCGGCCAGGGTCTGCTCATCGCCGGTCTGCTCGGCACGGCGCTCGTCGGGATCTCGCCCGCGCCGTACGTCATCGAGCGCCCCGGACCGGTGTACGACACCCTCGGCGATACGACCGTCGACGGCGACGAGGTGCCCGTCATCGAGGTCGAGGGTGCCGAGAGCTTCCCGACCGACGGGCGCCTCGACCTCCTCACGGTGTACCTCGACGGCTCGCGCGAGAACCCGCTCGACTGGTTCGAGGTGCTCGGCGCATGGCTCGACCCCCGGCGCGCGCTGCTGCCCGTCGAGGCGGTCTTCCCCGAGGGTCGCACGGAGCAGGAGTCCGACGAGAAGAGCGCACGCGACATGACGGCGTCGCAGCGCGCCGCGATCGCCGCGACCCTCACGCAGCTCGACGTCCCGTTCACGTCGACCGTCGTCGTCGACGAGGTGTCGCCTGGCGACCCCGCCGACGGCGTGCTCGAGGCCGACGACGAACTGCTCACGATCGACGGGCGTCCTGTGACGACCGACGCCGAGCTCCGCGCGGCGATCGCGGATGCGGGGGTCGGCGCTCAGCTGGAGCTCGGCATCCGCCGCGGGGGCGCTGAGAGCACCGTCACCGTGATGACC
The Protaetiibacter sp. SSC-01 genome window above contains:
- a CDS encoding PDZ domain-containing protein encodes the protein MTTDPVTSSAAEPREPAPRRQLVGQGLLIAGLLGTALVGISPAPYVIERPGPVYDTLGDTTVDGDEVPVIEVEGAESFPTDGRLDLLTVYLDGSRENPLDWFEVLGAWLDPRRALLPVEAVFPEGRTEQESDEKSARDMTASQRAAIAATLTQLDVPFTSTVVVDEVSPGDPADGVLEADDELLTIDGRPVTTDAELRAAIADAGVGAQLELGIRRGGAESTVTVMTAARSAADETPIIGVVPRIEYDFPIDVTINLPDVGGPSAGMMFALGIYDTLTPGPLTGGEHVAGTGTVDAEGRVGAIGGIRQKMMGAADAGAEWFLAPVANCREVVGHVPAGLEVFAVSELSDAIDVVTAIASGGSTGGFARCT